The window ATGTAAAAAACCGGTTGATGAATAATCCCCTTATGAAACAAAAACAGCGGTATTAATATTCGGCCAATCCGACCATTGCCATCCATAAACGGGTGAATAATCTCAAACTGAGCGTGAACAATGGCCAACTGCACCATCACATCTTTCTCTTCGGTGTGCAAATACTTTTCCCAATTGCTCAAAGCGTCAATCATGTGGGGAACCGCTGGTGGCACAAAACGCGCATTCTCAATAGTGCTTCCCGGACTTCCAATCCAGTTTTGAATCCGTCTGAAATTTCCAGGGTCTTTACTCTCGCCACGCACCCCGCTCATTAATATCTTGTGAATTTGCCGGATTACACCAAGGCTAAGGGGTTTGGTATCCATTTGAGTACGTGCTGTTGACAAGGCAATGCGATAGTTGATCACCTCCTGAATATCTCCATACCGCTCAGGACTGGCTTTTTGTACCGCTTCGTACTCCATCACTTCTTCGAGTGTGGCTTGTGTGCCTTCAATTTTTGAAGACAGAACAGCTTCCTGCGTGCGCAATGGTGAGAGAAGCACGTCTGGGTTGACAATGGACTGCAGCAAACCATCGTAGCGCGCCACAAAGCGATTTGCTTTACCCATGATATCTACAAATGCGGCCCAGTCTAAATCCGAAAGAGGCAGTTGATCAGTGACGAATGGTTGCATGTTTAGTAAACCAAAAGTGAATTAGTAAACTTTTTGTGAACCAAATGTACCTATTTTTGGGACACAAACATACTAGTGTATTACAAATGGTTTACAAATGTCAGAGAGAAGTTGACAATTCGAGAAGCCCTTTTTGCGCAACTTACACTTTGCATCAATGCATCAGGCAGATGAGGGTGGATTCAGTCATTGTTTAGGTAGTGGTTTAA of the Cryomorphaceae bacterium genome contains:
- a CDS encoding Fic family protein, with the protein product MQPFVTDQLPLSDLDWAAFVDIMGKANRFVARYDGLLQSIVNPDVLLSPLRTQEAVLSSKIEGTQATLEEVMEYEAVQKASPERYGDIQEVINYRIALSTARTQMDTKPLSLGVIRQIHKILMSGVRGESKDPGNFRRIQNWIGSPGSTIENARFVPPAVPHMIDALSNWEKYLHTEEKDVMVQLAIVHAQFEIIHPFMDGNGRIGRILIPLFLFHKGIIHQPVFYMSQYLENNRREYYDALKAITDEGKWTHWIRFFLEGIVQQAEKNIDQTRKVHQLYDTIKVQMASQTHSQFSIQCLDFIFSTPIFNTTEFHRRSGVPKSSAARLLKSMEENEIIECMEKGVGRRPSLFVFRKLLKIINQ